One Campylobacter concisus DNA segment encodes these proteins:
- a CDS encoding DUF7338 family protein: MLKFREFLQLFCIIAIELPLEILGYIIVPIALAFCNKQSEHLPKWARYFEDASDYYDGENSAINGDSGWQKEHYPNGKNRTYFARLRWLYRNRIGYFSSRINGVKVSEIEPSSVRVQGNPKVTSNGGAVSDFCKVTLKLKDGRSRFGLFKTIRYRGFLSGFYCRIYVGWKLLDVAEMNEYNKDTFLQSDDKAFLKSVWAVNPFKRVQNER, from the coding sequence ATGCTTAAATTTAGAGAGTTTTTGCAACTCTTTTGCATTATAGCTATTGAGCTACCGCTCGAGATACTTGGCTACATAATAGTGCCGATCGCTCTAGCGTTTTGCAACAAACAAAGCGAACACTTGCCAAAGTGGGCGCGATACTTTGAGGATGCAAGCGACTACTACGACGGCGAAAACTCGGCGATAAATGGCGATAGTGGCTGGCAAAAAGAGCACTATCCAAACGGCAAAAATAGGACGTATTTTGCAAGGTTAAGGTGGCTATATAGAAATCGTATCGGCTACTTTTCAAGCCGAATAAACGGCGTAAAAGTGAGTGAGATAGAGCCATCAAGCGTAAGAGTGCAAGGCAATCCAAAAGTAACAAGCAACGGCGGAGCGGTTAGCGATTTTTGCAAAGTGACACTAAAGCTAAAAGACGGACGATCACGATTTGGACTTTTCAAAACGATCCGTTATAGAGGCTTTTTAAGTGGCTTTTATTGTCGTATTTATGTAGGGTGGAAATTGCTAGACGTGGCAGAGATGAACGAGTATAACAAAGATACCTTTTTGCAATCAGACGACAAGGCATTTTTAAAGAGCGTGTGGGCGGTTAATCCATTTAAGAGGGTGCAAAATGAGCGATAA
- a CDS encoding phage tail protein produces the protein MAAKFGVNVELYNASLAPYKINNERPIAIIGDDTKLTAGLYLYSDILEALKEVGEGSIKDTLTDLKATGLHNQIVLSVFAKTSDQNADEVACQNAIDELKKCEATIGTKPKFFLAVGYNDKGTHEKLKQIAAYLRGVYAIELNKTKESEINTTLQEYSTKTAIITYQKVIRVDKVVRPASAFLIALYAKIMAETEYGFSQTYSNRVIDGVIGIQDKVELIQGEDCEADRLRGKGVSLIIADDGIRAWGGETCNDDLFGSIHTYVIFYTAIDTIFKAQKTAIDKRMRDVLKNVVDSLEAFYLRLTANNVVVGFEITVPKDLNSNETISEGIVYIKHNVQEMPLIKRIVNRIYRVTDYSQKLIEEL, from the coding sequence ATGGCAGCAAAATTTGGAGTAAATGTCGAGCTATATAACGCCTCGCTTGCACCATACAAGATAAACAATGAACGCCCTATCGCCATAATCGGCGACGATACAAAGCTAACCGCTGGATTATACTTATATAGCGATATACTAGAGGCGCTTAAAGAAGTTGGTGAGGGGTCGATAAAAGACACGCTAACAGACCTAAAAGCCACTGGGCTACATAATCAAATCGTGCTTAGCGTTTTTGCTAAAACAAGCGATCAAAATGCCGATGAGGTAGCATGCCAAAACGCTATCGATGAGCTAAAAAAATGCGAAGCCACGATCGGAACAAAACCTAAATTCTTTTTGGCAGTTGGCTACAACGACAAAGGCACACACGAGAAGCTCAAACAGATAGCCGCTTATCTGCGTGGAGTTTATGCAATCGAGCTAAACAAAACAAAAGAGAGCGAGATAAATACCACACTGCAAGAATATAGCACCAAAACGGCGATCATCACATATCAAAAAGTGATAAGAGTTGATAAGGTTGTGCGCCCTGCTAGTGCGTTTCTAATAGCACTCTACGCGAAAATTATGGCAGAAACCGAGTACGGATTTTCACAAACGTATTCAAATAGAGTTATCGACGGAGTTATAGGAATTCAAGACAAAGTCGAGCTTATACAAGGCGAGGACTGCGAGGCAGACAGACTAAGAGGCAAAGGCGTAAGCCTTATAATCGCCGATGATGGCATAAGGGCATGGGGTGGAGAGACTTGCAATGATGACTTATTTGGCTCGATACATACTTATGTTATTTTTTATACCGCCATAGATACGATTTTCAAAGCACAAAAAACGGCTATCGATAAACGCATGCGCGACGTACTCAAAAATGTAGTTGATAGCTTAGAAGCGTTTTATCTAAGGCTAACCGCCAATAACGTGGTAGTAGGCTTTGAGATCACAGTGCCAAAGGATCTAAACTCAAACGAGACTATAAGCGAGGGCATAGTGTATATTAAACACAACGTCCAAGAAATGCCACTAATAAAACGCATAGTCAATAGAATTTACCGAGTAACCGATTACTCGCAAAAACTAATCGAAGAACTATAA